One window from the genome of Cryptomeria japonica chromosome 6, Sugi_1.0, whole genome shotgun sequence encodes:
- the LOC131069927 gene encoding uncharacterized protein LOC131069927, producing the protein MFVSAEWMESGFTTQANGIAVAEYMYSTTFWESIEQIVEFSEPLVKVLRLVDGDKPPMGYVYEAMDRAKEVIKSKLENNRDKYMPLWDIIDRRWDGQMHTPLHAAGYFLNPLLFYKTDFLEIDAEIKQGFFKCMEKMFPDLEKFDAATIELEMYKHAKGFLSSRAAIQSRKTIQPAAWWASFGDEIPNLRWMAVRILSQPCSSSACERNWSVFEHIHSKKRNRLSQQRLNDLVFVHHNLRLKIRKAQGTIEECLPIDLDEIYPECELIAADDADDDDDDVDDDYVVADHPLVSEDFDIMRQANFHPEWVEGIRTGSCPGASSSRPPAL; encoded by the exons atgtttgtttcagctgagtggatggagtctggtttcacaactcaagcaaatggcatagcagtggcagagtatatgtattctaccacattttgggaatctattgaacaaattgtagaattttcagagcctttagtaaaagtcttgagactagtggatggagataaaccccccatgggatatgtgtatgaggccatggatagggccaaggaggtgatAAAGAGTAAGCTGGAAAATAACAGGGATAAGTATATGCCgttgtgggacataattgataggagatgggatgGACAAATGCACACTCCTCTCCATGCTGCAGGATATTTTCTCAATCCTCTGTTATTCTATAAGACTGACTTCCTAGAAATTGATGCTGAGATCAAACAAGGCTTCTTCAAGTGCATGGAAAAAATGTTTCCTGACTTGGAAAAATTTGATGCGGCTACGATAGAGCTGGAAATGTACAAGCATGCTAAGGGCTTTCTCTCTTCTAGGGCTGCTATACAAAGCAGAAAGACAATTCAACCAG ctgcatggtgggcttcttttggagatgaaataccaaatttaaggtggatggcggtgcgtattttgagccaaccatgtagctcatcagcttgtgagcgtaattggagtgtgtttgaacacatacattctaagaaacgcaaccgcctatcacaacaacggctgaatgacttggtatttgttcatcacaacctccgcttgaagataaggaaagctcaag GAACTATTGAGGAATGCTTGCCAATTGACCTCGATGAGATATATCCAGAGTGCGAGTTGATTGCtgctgatgatgctgatgatgatgatgatgatgttgatgatgattatgttGTTGCTGATCATCCGCTTGTgtctgaagattttgatatcatgaGGCAAGCCAACTTTCATCCTGAATGGGTTGAAGGAATTAGGACAGGCTCTTGcccaggagcttcatcatcaaggcctcctgccctctag